The Microbacterium horticulturae region GGTTCACCCGAGCCCCGTTTCTTTGGAGACTCTCGCTTTGACGCCCGATCACACTGACCCCACGTCGTCCGACGCCGACGAACGCGGTGTCCTCGACGACGCGACACGCACCGACACGTCTGCGCTCGGCTTTCTCGGAGCCGCGACCGCCCAGGTGAGCGTGTCGCTGCCCACCTCCGATGAAGACGACCTCGCCGACGACGATGTCATCGGCGACGAGGTCGTGCTGGACGACCCCGAGGCCGAGGATGAGGTCGAGCCGGCCGCGTCACCGGTCGTCGATGCGAAGGCGGTCGCCGGCGTCGGGACGGTCGAGACCTCGGAGACTGAGACCGCAGAGGCCGAGATCGAAGTCGTCGAGGCCGAGATCGAGCCCGCCGACGACGAACCGGAGACAGTGCCGGACGTGGAGTCGGAGTCGGATGTGGATGCCGCGCCGGCCGCCGAAGCGATTCCCGAAGCGCCCGCCGCCGAGGCTGCACCGGTCGTCGCCGAGCCTGTCGTGGAGGCCGCAGCCGCGGCATCCACCACTCTCGACGACGTCGCGGGGGTCGACCCTGTTCCCGAGGCGGCCGCTGTTGGTAGCGTGGCAGACGACGCGGCGGATGCCCTCGTGCATGCCGTCGCCCCGGTCGACGAGGAGGCGGACGTGGACGAAACCCGTGCGGAGCGCGCGCACGCCGTGGAGCGCGTTCGCACGCGCCGGCCCGAGTTGAACCTCGCGTCCAAGCGCCTCAATCAGTTCGAGGCCGACACCGAAAGCTCCGATCTTCTCACGCCCGACCGCCTGCTCGAGCCGGGCCGGCTTTCACGGCCCGAGCCGGAGGGCGCGTGGCAGCACTTCGTGTACTCGCTCTCGGGCGGGCGCATCAACCTCGGCGACGGCAAGCGTGCGCGTGCCCGTAAAGAGCTGTCGACCCGCATCGCGGCGCCGCTGGCCGGCGGCGCGCGCTTCGTGCCGGTGCTGTCGCGCAAGGGCGGTGTGGGCAA contains the following coding sequences:
- a CDS encoding MinD/ParA family ATP-binding protein — its product is MTPDHTDPTSSDADERGVLDDATRTDTSALGFLGAATAQVSVSLPTSDEDDLADDDVIGDEVVLDDPEAEDEVEPAASPVVDAKAVAGVGTVETSETETAEAEIEVVEAEIEPADDEPETVPDVESESDVDAAPAAEAIPEAPAAEAAPVVAEPVVEAAAAASTTLDDVAGVDPVPEAAAVGSVADDAADALVHAVAPVDEEADVDETRAERAHAVERVRTRRPELNLASKRLNQFEADTESSDLLTPDRLLEPGRLSRPEPEGAWQHFVYSLSGGRINLGDGKRARARKELSTRIAAPLAGGARFVPVLSRKGGVGKTTITTLLGMALADARDDRIIAIDANPDRGTLAERITRHNGKTVRDLVRMKDSVSGYNDVSTIVARDETRLDVLASDADPQVSVAFSDDDYEDVAKLAAHYYSVVLTDTGTGIVHSVMGATLGLADQLVVVAGLSVDEARLASETLTWLESNGYAGKARNAVVVLNNARPGAPLVREDELEAHFRTRVRQVVRMPYDAAIGTGSAIVFHDLQPETREAARALAATVVEGLRTPAAAA